The following are from one region of the Cherax quadricarinatus isolate ZL_2023a chromosome 2, ASM3850222v1, whole genome shotgun sequence genome:
- the LOC128690405 gene encoding uncharacterized protein, producing the protein MDENQLECQECRQSYGSGERCPRSLFCGHTFCTKCLDRAIVSGRRRCSSCGRPFFATSAAQLPTDYALLRRCSARADDAGSLKTPGTPAYNLKLQNADSSSSTRHSSGASSHDSRFVNSASSSSNMQTLSASNHDDSKSLSSTSSSSLPTYNTSGFPSKSSSTDSSPFDLQTYSSRLLSATEYSQKDLSSGAPQITKNYFFPPIDTVTITTSSLTPRFSSAPAVTRSLSSPSDSRLGSSFLEKEKFCDNAIVNRDETDSPRSSVLMRILNKEEPSSRPPALTYKFPTIRTRFSIGNRESKASLESNNDDVRSSEEGVRSLHGELKKKRSSPLTTSELSFKNSAKTEAEQSYVVSSHSRHNTSRSDSLTKMHPELKCTPAKDISSVRLPLTSRVSKIANQDQRLADSKTIEQPDSAISCPVSSAQPDSEVSITSQGSVPSLSKFNAKLHAPSEEKQAQIREDNISASDRQLGSDTSVLESPNKGQGKHKGTASSTPSHVLNMCRSITTKSRQRSVREATSSSSSTDNSSSGNCTENRETLSTSRLSSRSRHLRKDSSLARLRSFRTDPTTHGDGNTEIESNAVMEDQTVARHPPKGTYSSSLSKKKEVTGTRQQSSASLISSDMEPLVQEITDVSSKKQRQSEPDISIRRQDVPGTSDKPVTATLFHPTKTEEVDTSKTEVRSSLLRSMSTGPETTDESKTRVTSREVGKLTRSTSLGSHLLARTNFVSETIREETDENSTVGQRSPKERSDDHERTLNNLDTKFLDHSSTSLRARLRSRTSFLSRTLSGEEDSITHQQLGKDMADGSEEVSLLLNPNSKLTKLRLEMSKSENEGKISSTDERNSLSYSAGEGTTAEGQQEGSITQSHENLMRINSQRASATESVDSACSAGSSYPLDLKTCLPTSPPPIIDNVSASTSTTLAKAVEIRQVKSDHRPRDKYVKSYGSGLSNSSSTASNTSELVTTTFPQEMQLSATTNSLKLSNSRYKRKPSDTGREDSRILYSRMSGTDKLAELQVGSVPSVQSEADDEDTEEDTEENTEEDTEEEESEEENSPQRHETLLLAHSRSRLEIKKQTLDVHHEVNSHTVEYGRNRLRTAANTREKTPNEDGIHSSVIKKNYYNNLLTRPTRSDSHTVITDSNPAPSQGNKTLVARTQKRNLSHTVVRDSVQDIWRARNARLKSSLTARLRKNSITTDETSEREASSSRALALPRDRHQLRNTTSTDPPLTDQRRDSYPLKMSSRHSNHKGVTSEETSKEMSLLSARRGQKPVQSRNSHCDDESNSNIFITSKTEMAATSTSCKESADLDGLNVTHENLRADGQKHCYLRNTASDPEVKMALYTPVCDQTKTLNGRKHEETVTNESSQKTSLLQCSETDADSVDGPNTVTVSRSFLPRIDPFKVETNLDSLQTDELLQKTQDASVMSQTQHGGTNLAEHDSPTNSQLAGYGGDNKNDIHEARLGVSLCDTHGSLLHLYCTSCEEWACDECLDVAHCQPPQGRCHLISAPDAIVHMKMTQTEFLNSRVDTLDHFREELRKLVDESDSSIKEHDANINSLRCQMYEEASLLTSIESMKTLALQKLKQIDYWENLLRQNASCIRQSSTSQEMLDAVHLNETSILANIIEGTACQEIPINNL; encoded by the coding sequence ATGGACGAGAACCAGCTGGAGTGCCAGGAGTGCCGGCAAAGTTATGGCAGCGGCGAGAGGTGTCCCCGAAGCCTCTTCTGTGGTCACACTTTCTGCACGAAGTGTCTAGACCGAGCCATCGTCAGTGGCAGGCGGCGTTGCAGCTCCTGTGGCCGCCCATTCTTCGCCACCTCTGCCGCTCAACTGCCCACAGACTACGCTCTTCTCAGGCGATGCTCTGCCAGGGCAGACGATGCAGGTTCTCTGAAGACTCCTGGAACTCCTGCATACAATTTGAAGCTCCAGAACGCTGATTCGTCGTCATCTACCCGGCATTCTTCCGGAGCTTCAAGTCACGATTCCAGATTTGTTAATTCTGCATCGTCGTCATCCAATATGCAAACTCTCAGCGCCTCGAACCACGACGATTCGAAGTCACTGAGCTCTACCTCATCATCCAGTCTACCAACTTATAACACGTCTGGCTTCCCTTCCAAATCTTCGAGCACTGATTCGTCACCATTTGATCTCCAGACATACAGTTCGAGGTTATTGTCAGCTACGGAATATAGTCAAAAGGATCTTTCCTCGGGTGCTCCTCAGATTACCAAGAATTATTTTTTCCCTCCGATAGACACAGTCACAATAACCACTTCCAGTCTAACACCAAGATTCTCTTCAGCTCCTGCTGTAACTAGGTCTCTTTCTAGTCCCTCAGACTCACGGTTAGGTTCTTCTTTCCTTGAAAAAGAGAAATTTTGTGATAATGCTATAGTAAATAGAGATGAAACCGACTCACCACGCTCGTCAGTCTTAATGAGAATCCTTAATAAAGAAGAACCATCAAGTAGGCCACCAGCACTTACTTACAAGTTTCCGACCATAAGAACTCGATTCAGCATTGGAAATCGGGAATCCAAAGCATCTTTAGAATCAAACAATGATGACGTAAGATCAAGCGAAGAAGGTGTGCGTAGCCTCCATGGTGAGCTGAAGAAGAAAAGATCTTCACCTCTCACTACGTCAGAATTATCTTTCAAAAATTCAGCAAAAACagaagcagagcaaagttacgtTGTTTCTTCTCATAGTCGACATAACACTTCACGCAGTGATTCCCTTACCAAAATGCACCCAGAATTAAAGTGTACTCCTGCTAAAGACATAAGCTCAGTTCGGTTACCTTTGACAAGCAGAGTATCGAAGATCGCAAATCAGGACCAAAGGCTAGCTGACTCTAAGACTATTGAGCAACCAGACTCGGCTATCAGTTGTCCCGTGTCATCAGCACAACCTGACTCAGAGGTCTCTATTACTTCTCAAGGATCAGTGCCAAGCCTCTCTAAATTTAATGCAAAGCTTCACGCTCCTTCTGAAGAAAAACAAGCACAAATAAGAGAAGATAACATAAGTGCATCCGACAGACAACTGGGTTCAGATACTTCAGTGCTGGAAAGCCCAAACAAAGGTCAAGGAAAACACAAAGGTACCGCTTCCAGTACTCCGAGTCATGTGTTGAATATGTGTCGCTCTATAACAACAAAGTCTCGTCAACGGTCAGTTCGTGAGGCGACATCCAGTTCTTCTAGTACTGACAATTCATCCTCTGGCAACTGTACAGAGAACCGTGAAACATTGTCTACTTCACGTTTGTCATCACGTTCACGTCACCTCAGGAAGGACTCTTCGTTAGCTCGTCTACGAAGCTTCAGAACAGACCCAACGACACATGGTGACGGAAATACAGAAATTGAGTCAAACGCTGTGATGGAAGATCAAACTGTGGCTCGACATCCTCCAAAAGGGACTTATTCTTCTTCTCTATCAAAGAAGAAAGAAGTTACAGGAACTAGGCAGCAAAGCTCTGCTTCTCTAATTAGCTCAGATATGGAACCTCTCGTGCAGGAAATCACAGATGTATCAAGCAAAAAACAGCGACAGTCTGAACCTGATATCTCTATTCGTCGACAAGATGTTCCCGGGACTTCTGATAAGCCTGTAACAGCCACTCTTTTTCACCCAACCAAGACAGAGGAGGTTGATACATCAAAAACGGAGGTGAGAAGCAGCCTCTTGCGTAGTATGTCAACAGGCCCTGAAACCACTGATGAATCAAAGACCAGAGTAACTTCGAGGGAGGTCGGGAAATTAACCCGTTCCACTTCACTCGGATCTCATTTGCTAGCTCGAACAAATTTCGTATCAGAAACCATCAGAGAGGAGACTGACGAAAATTCGACAGTGGGTCAGCGATCGCCCAAAGAAAGATCGGATGACCAtgagaggacacttaacaatctTGATACAAAGTTTCTGGATCACTCATCAACGTCCTTAAGAGCACGTCTGCGGTCTCGGACAAGTTTCTTGTCAAGGACATTAAGTGGAGAAGAGGACTCTATCACGCATCAACAACTAGGTAAAGATATGGCTGATGGCTCTGAAGAGGTATCGCTTTTGCTTAATCCAAATTCGAAACTGACAAAATTACGTTTAGAAATGAGTAAATCAGAGAATGAGGGTAAAATCTCATCCACTGACGAGAGAAATAGCTTAAGCTATTCGGCTGGAGAGGGAACGACAGCTGAAGGTCAACAAGAAGGTTCCATCACCCAGTCGCATGAAAATCTAATGCGAATCAATAGTCAGAGAGCTAGTGCAACTGAAAGTGTTGACTCAGCGTGCTCGGCTGGATCTTCATATCCTCTTGACTTAAAGACGTGCTTGCCTACTTCTCCTCCCCCGATCATTGATAATGTGTCggccagcaccagcacaactCTCGCAAAAGCAGTCGAGATACGACAGGTCAAGTCTGACCACCGGCCACGAGATAAATATGTAAAGTCGTACGGAAGTGGCTTGAGCAACAGTTCAAGTACCGCGTCGAATACTTCAGAGTTGGTAACAACAACTTTTCCTCAGGAAATGCAACTCAGCGCAACAACGAATAGTCTTAAGCTGTCCAACTCTAGATACAAACGAAAACCTTCAGATACTGGCCGAGAGGACAGTAGAATATTATACTCGCGAATGAGTGGTACAGATAAGCTCGCCGAACTTCAGGTAGGAAGTGTGCCAAGTGTTCAGAGTGAGGCTGATGATGAAGACACTGAGGAAGACACGGAGGAAAACACTGAGGAAGACACGGAGGAAGAAGAAAGTGAAGAAGAAAACTCTCCACAAAGACATGAAACGTTGTTATTAGCACATTCAAGAAGTAGACTAGAAATTAAAAAACAAACATTGGATGTCCATCACGAGGTTAATTCTCATACTGTTGAATATGGCAGAAATAGATTACGAACTGCTGCCAACACCAGAGAGAAAACTCCGAATGAAGATGGGATACATTCCAGTGTTATTAAAAAGAACTATTATAATAACCTGCTTACTCGTCCAACTCGAAGTGACTCTCATACAGTGATCACTGACAGCAACCCCGCTCCATCACAAGGCAATAAAACACTGGTTGCTAGAACCCAGAAACGAAATCTTTCTCACACAGTGGTCAGGGATAGCGTTCAGGATATATGGCGTGCTAGGAATGCTAGACTGAAATCCTCTCTGACGGCGAGGTTAAGGAAGAATTCTATCACCACTGACGAAACCTCAGAAAGGGAAGCTAGCAGCAGTAGGGCTCTTGCCCTGCCTCGAGACCGTCACCAGCTACGGAACACCACTAGTACTGATCCTCCGTTGACAGACCAAAGAAGAGACTCTTACCCTTTAAAGATGAGCTCCCGTCACTCGAATCATAAAGGGGTTACGAGCGAAGAGACATCAAAAGAAATGTCACTGCTATCAGCCAGACGAGGACAGAAACCTGTTCAGTCAAGGAACAGTCACTGTGATgatgagagtaattctaatatttttattactaGTAAGACAGAGATGGCAGCAACTTCTACAAGTTGTAAAGAGTCCGCTGATCTCGATGGCCTTAATGTGACCCACGAAAATCTACGCGCCGATGGTCAAAAACATTGTTACCTTCGAAATACAGCTTCTGATCCCGAGGTAAAGATGGCACTGTATACTCCCGTGTGTGATCAAACTAAAACACTTAATGGTAGAAAACATGAAGAAACGGTGACAAATGAGAGCAGCCAAAAGACAAGTTTGTTGCAGTGCTCTGAGACCGACGCAGACAGTGTTGACGGCCCGAACACAGTGACGGTATCAAGGAGTTTTTTGCCCAGAATAGATCCATTTAAAGTTGAGACAAATTTGGACTCACTTCAGACGGATGAACTGCTGCAAAAGACCCAGGATGCGTCAGTGATGTCACAAACACAACATGGTGGAACCAATTTAGCTGAGCATGACAGTCCCACCAATTCTCAACTTGCTGGTTATGGAGGtgacaataaaaatgatatcCACGAGGCTCGTCTGGGCGTGAGCTTGTGTGATACCCACGGCTCTTTGCTGCACTTGTACTGCACGTCATGTGAAGAGTGGGCGTGTGACGAATGCCTGGATGTGGCACACTGCCAGCCTCCTCAGGGTCGATGTCACCTCATCTCTGCACCCGACGCTATTGTGCATATGAAGATGACCCAAACAGAATTCCTTAACTCCAGAGTGGACACACTGGACCACTTCCGGGAGGAGTTGCGGAAGCTGGTGGATGAGTCAGACAGCAGTATTAAGGAACACGACGCTAACATCAACAGCCTGAGGTGCCAGATGTACGAGGAAGCCTCGCTTCTAACATCCATCGAGTCCATGAAGACACTTGCGCTGCAGAAACTGAAACAGATCGACTACTGGGAGAACCTACTTCGCCAGAACGCTTCTTGCATCCGGCAGTCTTCAACGTCACAGGAGATGCTGGATGCTGTTCACCTGAACGAGACCAGCATCTTAGCTAACATCATTGAAGGAACTGCATGTCAGGAGATTCCAATAAATAACTTATAA